The following coding sequences are from one Triticum aestivum cultivar Chinese Spring chromosome 5A, IWGSC CS RefSeq v2.1, whole genome shotgun sequence window:
- the LOC123105630 gene encoding CASP-like protein 4B3: MSSAPASSEPHDAPAAGSSVPASRSIAERWKMEAAPVRARLLLRAFAWLFSLLALVVMATDVHGRGGAQDFSTYPEYNYCLGMSIIALLYATAQLLRDAHRLSSGRDLVAGRKAAAVLDFAGDQVVAYSLISGLSAAAPVTDYMRQAADNLFNDSAAAAISLAFFAFLAIGLSALISGYNLSLEALV; encoded by the exons ATGTCGTCCGCCCCAGCCAGCAGCGAGCCGCACGACGCGCCGGCCGCCGGCAGCAGCGTGCCGGCGTCGAGGTCGATCGCGGAACGGTGGAAGATGGAAGCCGCGCCGGTGCGGGCGCGGCTACTGCTGCGGGCCTTCGCGTGGCTCTTCTCCCTGCTCGCCCTCGTCGTCATGGCCACCGACGTGCACGGCCGCGGCGGCGCCCAGGACTTCAGCACCTACCCGGAATACAA CTACTGCCTGGGCATGTCCATCATCGCGCTCCTGTACGCCACGGCGCAGCTGCTGCGCGACGCGCACAGGCTCAGCTCCGGCCGGGACCTCGTCgccgggaggaaggcggcggccgTCCTCGACTTCGCCGGAGATCAG GTGGTGGCCTACTCCCTGATATCGGGCTTGTCCGCGGCGGCGCCGGTGACGGACTACATGCGCCAGGCCGCCGACAACCTGTTCAACGACTCGGCCGCGGCCGCCATTAGCCTGGCCTTCTTCGCCTTCTTGGCCATCGGCCTCTCTGCCCTCATCTCTGGGTACAATCTTTCCTTAGAAGCCCTTGTTTAG